The proteins below come from a single Micromonospora citrea genomic window:
- a CDS encoding sensor histidine kinase encodes MRKFRWPGADAEAHELPELTSGKAFLPWLMLTAGAVADLVRGDVPLPWLAGTGLLAFVALYVAVTFRAFDSRRRTHRTTLGLLAAQAAVTYPLALGYGGSWIQLFLPLALACGTVLRGQHLVAALIVLGGSAGVISGERDHDPLAAMINGYGTFISGVVTAAILGLAATTAELRRTREELARSAVDQERLRFARDLHDLLGHSMSVIVVKAEAVRRLAERDPARAAAQASDIETVGRQALTEIREAVTGYRESSLATELDRARSALTAAGMSADVQLSGPPLDPESEAVLGWVVREATTNVVRHSGATRVEIVMAHTPRQIRLEITDNGTGPSHSRPPAGSGLRGMSERLAEVGSTLVAQAGPEGGFRVSAELRRPT; translated from the coding sequence ATGCGGAAGTTCCGGTGGCCGGGCGCGGACGCGGAAGCCCACGAGCTGCCCGAGCTGACCAGCGGGAAGGCCTTCCTGCCGTGGCTGATGCTGACCGCCGGCGCCGTCGCCGACCTCGTCCGGGGCGACGTGCCCCTGCCCTGGCTGGCCGGGACCGGCCTGCTGGCCTTCGTGGCGCTCTACGTCGCGGTGACGTTCCGGGCGTTCGACTCCCGCCGCCGGACGCACCGGACCACGCTGGGCCTGCTCGCCGCCCAGGCCGCCGTCACCTACCCGCTGGCCCTGGGGTACGGCGGCAGCTGGATCCAGCTGTTCCTGCCGCTGGCGCTGGCCTGCGGCACCGTACTCCGTGGTCAGCACCTCGTCGCGGCGCTGATCGTCCTGGGCGGGTCGGCGGGGGTGATCTCCGGGGAACGGGACCACGACCCGCTGGCAGCGATGATCAACGGTTACGGGACCTTCATCTCCGGCGTGGTGACGGCGGCGATCCTCGGTCTCGCGGCGACGACGGCGGAACTGCGCCGCACCCGGGAGGAGCTCGCCCGGTCGGCGGTCGACCAGGAACGGCTGCGCTTCGCCCGCGACCTGCACGACCTGCTCGGGCACAGCATGTCGGTAATCGTCGTGAAGGCCGAGGCGGTGCGCCGGCTGGCGGAGCGCGACCCGGCGCGCGCGGCCGCCCAGGCGTCCGACATCGAGACCGTCGGCCGGCAGGCCCTGACCGAGATCCGGGAGGCCGTCACGGGCTACCGGGAGAGCAGCCTCGCCACCGAACTGGACCGGGCCCGGTCGGCGCTGACCGCGGCGGGAATGTCGGCGGACGTCCAGCTCTCCGGTCCACCCCTCGATCCGGAGTCCGAGGCGGTGCTCGGCTGGGTGGTGCGGGAGGCGACGACGAACGTCGTCCGGCACAGCGGTGCCACCCGGGTCGAGATCGTCATGGCGCACACCCCACGGCAGATCCGGCTGGAGATCACCGACAACGGCACCGGTCCGTCGCACTCCCGTCCGCCGGCCGGCTCCGGGCTCAGGGGCATGTCGGAGCGCCTCGCCGAGGTTGGCAGCACGCTGGTGGCCCAGGCCGGGCCGGAGGGCGGTTTCCGGGTGAGCGCCGAGTTGCGGAGACCGACGTGA